gtgtttacaagtttatcttttgtagtctcacaacggagttaacactctaagataATGTTATTCGCGATTagtgtgaacaaacaactctataagagtgattagaaaAATTGTGCTTCCATGCATAtagagccatgctctattgaacttaaatgctcatatctaagttcataggctatgtgctcatacatttgcttaacttTGGTGTACCAAGTACTCATCTTTTAAAGACTTCAAttgttgcaagtcactttcaattggtacatgcaaggtaaacaaagtcccccggaggtatgcaaggttctaaactcattcaattggtatcaatgtCAATTCCTTATTATTTTAAGAGCGACCTCAGTGCATGATATGGCTTAAGCTTTTTTGTTGAaatatctagttgtgcacttgattttcattatcattttgtgtacacacttgtggaaagcttagctcatgtcatgctagttttgtgattttgtgatccatctTAGTAATGTTTcaaattggtatcttcattgatatcatacaattggatcatgagtcatgaaactaactccctaggctactaatcttctctcgAGCTATATTgctttgcaagaccttttagatgatttgattccaaagggggagaattgTGGATCAAAACAAGGTATTTTTCCAAGAAGGAAAGAtatattccaaagggggagaaatgccgAGTGGATCAAGTCAACTCATAAGGAGAAGTAGCAagatagggggaggaacaaagggggaatcatggttgtagggggaggccaagccaacattggatggtggtaagcattcaagcaagtgtaagtggttcaatttgtaAATTCTTGAAAATTTTatacttgctttgattgtgttgtcatcaatcaccaaaaagggggagattgtaacgaacatgacaccatttatgccatttcgagtgattttggtgatcgtatgacaacgcaatcaatgagactaatgattttgttaagtgaacatttctagatcccagggatgaagtaaaaaggccatacaaagcaaaacacgaagatagaactcaaagaaacgctgaattggacaagttctactgaaatctatagcaccggtttaaTTGATGccaaagcatcggtgcatctgatggttgtcggaagaaccgatgccctggCATCAGTGCAAGTTTGAGGGGCAAATGGAGATCAAGGAAGGTCAAATGAAGAAAGAAGtgttgcaccggttgaaccgacggtgtcaagttaGGCATCGGTGTAATCACCgtactattgtccagagacgatgtcaagtgcctaGAAACTAAGCCTTCagcaccagaagaaccgatgccccatcggagcaagcatcggtgcaatgacgtcagcaagatgAGAGAGTGTAATGGCTATATAATTGGTCCAGCGTGactggtttaaccgacgcctaagcaccagtttaaccgatgGGTACTGTGTCAGCTGCAGACTGTGTGTCAGaagcccaacggctagtttcagCCTAtgagtgaccggttgaaccgacgctaccccatgcagaggcatcggttcaaccgatagTTTGCTGATTTCAGCTatccgttggagcaacggctccaagacttggtggcctatatatacgcctcgcCCCGGCCATTTTGTTGTTGCTGGAGACTAGAAAGACCCCATATGCATTGAAGAATACCTTCAAACCAACCCAAGTGCAtattgatcaaatccttaggtttagcactagtTTTGTGAGTgtaagtgctagattagctcttgagtgagtgagtaagcaaggttgagatccttgtgctACGGTTCTAGAGAGAACCACTcgtgtatctcggtgcgccggcctccttggagtcttggtagctcgccggcatgtcaacgaccctccggcttggtgtggagcggcgtcgacaacctTGTGCGGGGGATGGAGACCCCTCCTTTGTGGACAAGCTcccttagtggaaatcgggatcaTGGTGACCGCGGTGACTTGGTGTCCCCgggagagacttgattgccgagaagcaatactgtttgtgagtgcttcaacaacgtggatgtaggtgtgcctttgtggctaaccgaaccacgggataaatcctcgtgtcaaagagtttgcttcctctcatccctcctttaagcttccgcatttaagtattgcaatctttgtgcctttactttcatagagtagtttcttgataggattggctataggttgctaaactcttttgggatgagggtttcacactagaagaaccatagttgcacatctagatagattgttttagtttaagtttttgtgcaaactagttggagccataggttaaggttttttagagtgtctaattcaccccctccccctcttaggctagagcacccgatcgctttcaattaGCAGTAGCATTTCAAAAATTACAACACCAGAGACACATGATCAACCTGTATATTTGTTTCATAAATCTCGGCATACATGTTTCATAATGCCTCACTTGCTTCACatatccaaaaaaaaatatgtaaacACCTATCTAAACTCGATCGGCTTCTGTCCCTAGTAATTCTTCCTAGATCATTATTACTTTATCTAGATGTGCTTTGCATCCCACACCGGTATTTCTTATTGCTTTGTCATTTACAATAGGTCGGACAATTGGGGTTTGTTTCGATGATCTTCTTTTCAATGTATTATATTGATTTTTGTTCTGTGCAGTAGCTACCTTTCACGACATTTGACCACGCAACATTGGAAATATAGCTAGACATGGTCTCCACATTCAAGCGGCATTGGAGTTGCAGCTTGCCATTGTCTTTTGCACTCCTGGATCATAGTATGCTGGAATCATTAACCAAGAGTTTGTCTATTCTTCTCATTATGATATATTTAACCAAAAGATACAGCGCCTCCTATTAATTACCACTGATCATCATGGCCACCACACCAGAGGAATTCTTCGTCAAGGGTCTTATGGAGCAGTCACAACCATCCCTTCTCGAGAAGTCCAGTGGCATGAGTGAGGGCTGTCAACAGCATGTCGTCCCTAATGACATGATGCTCCCTTACATCTCTCACATGCTCTTGGAGGATGACATTGATGATAATGAGCTCAATGATCACCCTGCTCTACTCCAGGTGCAGCAACCCTTTGCTCAAAttctctcctcctcttcctatGGTGCTAACACCAGTAACACAGACAGTGCCAAAGATTTATTGCAAGATGGCTGGGATGATGATAGCACACTCAACCTCAACTCAGCCTTATCCAAGGGTACCGACGCAATTCGGGCGTTCCTAAAAGGCATGGAAGAGGCAAACATGCTCTTGCTCAAAGACACCAAGCAGTTTAGAGGGGGTGTGCAGGTGAATCAGATGGTCCAGAGAAGCAGCAATCATAGTGGGGATGAAGAGGTATAATAGGGATAACCATACGGAGGAAGAAATAAGGACCGGCAAAGCTGCAAAGATGATCAAGGATCCAGAGGAGAATTGTGCCAATGAGATGCTTGATGAAATGATTTTGCATGCCTATGATACATGCATCAAGGGCATGAGGAAGCTGCATGTCTCCATGGACACCAAGGTGGATAAGGGAAACAGGAAGAAATATAACAAGGCGGCGAAGAACAATATGGTGGACATACACACATTGCTAATATCTTGTGCGCAGGCCGTGGCAACAAACAACCACATGAGGGCACGGGAGTTGCTAATGGAAATCAAGCAACATGCATCAGCAACAGGGGATGCCACACAACGGGTAGCTCTGTGTTTCACCAAGGGGCTAGAGGCACGGCTAGTGGGTGCAGGTAGCCAGCTTTGGCAGTTGCTCATGGCAGAGCATCCCTCCATCGTGGAGTTCCTCAAGGCCTATAGACTTTACTATGCAGTCTGCTGCTTCAAAAAGGTGGCACTCAGTTTTTCGACGATGACAATCTTGCAGGCCATGGTGGGTAAGAGGAAGCTGCACATTGTGGATTACGGTATGCATTTTGGCTTCCAATGGGCAGGCTTGCTCCGCTTGCTGGCGGGTAGAGAAGGTGGCCCACCAGAGGTGAAGATCACCGCCATAGGCCCTGCCAAGCTCAAGGCCTGTCCAGCAGAGCGAATTGAGGAACTAGGGTGCAGGCTCAGCAATTGGGCCAATGAGTTCGGCTTGGCTTCTTTCAAGTTCCACACAATCATGAAGAAATGGGAGGATGTTCGCATCGAAGACTTGAACACCAACACAGATGAGGTAATTGTCGTGAATGACCTCTTCAGTTTTAGCACCTTGATGGACGAGAGTGTATTCTTTGACAGACAAAGCCCTAGGGATACCGTCCTCAGTAACATCAAGAAGATGAGGCCCGACGTGTTCATCCAGAGCATTTTGAATTGTTCATGTGGTTCCTCATTCGTGGCACGGTTTCGAGAGGTGATGTCCTACTACATGGCACTATTTGACATACTGGATGCAACCATGCCAAGGGAGAGCAAATCTCGAGTGGTGCTGGAGCAGTTCGTGCTTGGTCGTCCTGCACTTAACATCATCGCCTGTGAGGGACTAGACTTGGCGCAACGCCCTGAAAAGTATAGGCAATGGCAGGTGAGAAACCAACGGGCTGGGCTGAGGCTGCTGCCATTGAAATCAAGAATTGTAGAGGTCGTAAAAGATGCAGTCCAGAAGCACCACCACAAGAACTTTTTGATATGTGAGGATGGCCATTGGCTTCTACAAGGGTAGAAGGGGCGCATCCTATTTGCGCACTCGTGTTGGGTAGCCCAAGACACCTCCTCACAATGACGCTTTTTTGGTACTGAATATGATATATCATGGTGTTCAGCAGCTCCATGTCAAGTAGATCTATACATGGACGACGTCCATGAGTGTATAGGTTGATCGAACTGTTTACTCACTCTCAGGCATGTGTCTGTCAACGTTGATGATTGTGTGTTGTTGTAGTATCTTGTATTCTAGTATTATGGGCTTATAGCTAATAAGAGTCGGTGCCATTAACCTAGTATTTGTGACTCCATGTTTCCTCCGGTGGCCAATTGGTATCTTTGGTAATAGCTTTgattagtactccctccgtatagGAAAATAATGTCGTTTTGGATAAGATTTGGATCATACATTGAAAATATAAATCacaaataacttttaaattatTGAGCcgtatgaatagatttgtcttaaaaACACTTTTATAAAAACATAAATATATCACTTTACAacaaatatttttgtaaaaataaGCATTCAAAGTTATGCTTTGGAGACCGTACTGCTGTCGTAAACGTCTTCTATTTtctatatggagggagtacttggAGCAAGCATGGAGCGAGGAACAAAGCTCGATAAGGCCGGCGTTCAGCAGCAGGCTCGGCTCGCCAGACAGAACACCTTGGAGGCGGCTGCAGCCCGCCGGCAGGCTGAGACTAGCGGCGCGGGCTGCGTGCAGGGATGAATTAGGGCGACCTGCTGTCAGGCGAGAGGACGGCGACTAGTCCAGGCCTGGGACTAAGGGCAGGGCCAGGGGTATTCAAGAGTATTCATTGAATACCTATTATTTTTTACTAATCAATGGTAATCAAGAACATACTTGCTAAAAATTAGTGTTAAACTAGAAAAAAGATGCGCGCCAGGCACTCGTCACCATGTGCGGTCGCACGCGGCGGCACAATTGTCCGCGAGCATAGGGAGAGGAGCTTGACGTGCTCGGCCGCGGCAGCGGCACAATCATCCTCCGCCCCGCGGCGCCGCAATGCCTATATTTGTGCCCACCGGgctccgccagccgccgccggtgtGTGTCGCCGGTGGGTGCGCCACGCTTTGCCTGCAAGGATGCCCCAACTTTGAGTAGTTCGATAAGACATATAGAGCACGGTTAACACCACGTTGTGCATGTTATTACATTCTTACAAATCTTAATTTTGccgaataattttttttattgcagTTTGTTGTTACCATGGAGAACCATCGCAGATCAAATATGCCTTGCATGTGCACACAACGCCAGTACACTCGTGCCGtcgcgcagaggcggcggagaAGGTCTCCAGGAGGAAGGATGCTGCAGTGCCCGCCGGGACTCACCGGCGCGTCCAGGCGATCCGCTGCGTGCGGCGGAGATGGCATTCATGCGATCCAAGGGTTGGACAGCGCCAAGGCTAATCAATCAGGGCCGCTCGCTTCGCCAATCAACCTGATTACCTTCTTCTCGGCGTCTTCTGTTCTTGGCTATAGTTGATCATGGAAGCAGGGCTGGGCATGTATGGATGCTTCCCTCACTTGTGTTAGGAAGCGATCGAGGACGCCCTTACCTGTATGAACGCTTCCAAGAGACTACTAGCAGGctttaagattttttttcagaaaaagtctaaattactcccctcaactatagccaaagtctggataacccctTAAACTAttttttggttcattttacccctcAAACTATCtcatttggttcaaattaccccctactAAAATTTGTCcttttcatttctccatgcataggtggagttttaagttgaaactTTACAACATGATAGTACACACcataacacatgttagaaaaataaatcattttttatcattattttgataggttaggatatttaataataaattagttgttggagttcaaaattatatgaaaactaatgGGGGCaaattataaaactttttctaaataggcattgtgatgtccactactaccctgcaaaatttgaaattaaaattcaacttgtgtaaggagaaacaaaaaagataaattgtgttatgggataaaataaactaaatgacatagtttatggggtaaattgaaccaagttatagtttaggaggttatccagactttgggTATAGTTGAGGGGtgtaaattgaactttttcctttttttctgcgTCCCTGCTCAAGTGCAGGTTTATGGTCCTAGGAGTTGACCCATTTTCTTTACACAGTAGAACAGTGTAGTAATGATTAGGGATGCAAATGGTACAGGTATTTCCTGACTGGCTGATCTAAAGGTCGGATAGTGACTCTGATATTATTTTTGGATATCCAGATATTTTTTGGATGTTGGATACGAGTTCGGATATCGGATTCGATATGCGAAGGATAATATCCGTCAAATATTAGATATTCAGTTGGATAATCCGGATAGTCGAGTCGGATACTAGATTAGGATAATTAAATTATTATaccaagtatatatatatataccaagtatatatatatatatatatatatatatatatatatatatatattaataaaaaTCTGATTAAATCTCTAAAAATTTATAACTAATTCGGTTTAAACCAGAGAAATATAAAGTTGcaccaaagtttttttttgaaaataaaatcaATCTATTGGTGCACTATTGGATTAATGAAACATTTTGCAttgattttaaaatttataactaatttatctcaaataaaaaaatgtaaaattagtaaaaaaattctaataatacaATAATCTATCTATTGGTACTCTGTtggagttggatcttatttatTCCTAGTTTAGTTTGAGAATTAAACAAACTCTGACAATAATTAGACTTGTTCTATTTTAATAAAAACTCAATATAGTATAACAATTTGGACTCTTGCAATAATTTGATTGATCCTACATGTTTATGCATGTAATAATTTAGATTGTCAATATTGTGTAATTGAAAGCTCAAAATGGTATGTCATCTGTATTTAAGTTGGTTAATCAAAGCATGATTTAGTTTGAATCTAGCCTCCTGGAACAGACAAATAGATTCAAGTGCTTGTCAAATGTCAATGATGTAATAAGTTATAATGTTGTTAATTTAGTGTCTCCAATCCAAGCTTTgtagcaatttttttttatgaaacaacTTTGTTGAAAGTTAGAATATCATGTAGTCGAATCTCTCTTATCTATGTGATAAGTTAGAAATAACTTGTAATTGTTTGTTAATTTGCTTTGTTAAGTACAATCTATTTAAGATTTGGACTCATATGGTGTTTGAATTTACAACATATGTGATATGTATAAAAGTTGCTTTTACTCGATATCTAAAGAAACATCCGTGTTCGACATTATCCGCATCCGGCTCGCTCCGTATTTGACACATATCTATTCGTATTTGTAACAGAAGCAATCCTTATTCACATTTGTATATGAGTCTATCCATGTTCGAATCTGAATCTGAtagaaaatatgaaaacaaatacaaTATTGGTGATAGATATCCGTCCGCATCCGATCTATTTACATCTAGGCCTAGCTGAAACAGTCCAATCAGACGGCCCACCTCCGCCCCTGCTTACAGGTGCCTTTTGAGGTGACTCGTTAGCTAAGTGATGTTGCTTGTGTCGTTCGGAGCGTGATAAGAGGGCATTTGGGTCTAGGACTAAGCTCAAAAGTCTGGTTCTTTATTAGTTGGGCAGATATATTCATGTAAGGAAGCAAGGACGTCCATTTGACTAGATTTGTACCAGTGGGTTAGGCAGTTGCACGTGAATTAATTGCAGCATGCTAATCACCATGTCCATGGAGTTTATATGCTAATCACCATGTATCAAGCTCACTATCAGTATTTTCGCATGTCTGTGAACCATGTAATGCATTTTGCCTTGGCAAACTCTTACCGGGAGTCAAATACTAGAAGCATCAACCTTATTCTGATATTGATTATTCCTGTTCCTTGTAACAATGGTGACATGGGATCTGTTGCCCTGGTCAGAAGAAGAGTACTATCCTAATAGTAGTGGGTGGTTCACATAGAGGTGTACCTTTGGTTGAGAAAAAGTATGGACCGTCACTGCAGATTAAGAATAGGATAATTTACGTCACTGCAGATTAAGAATAGGATAATTTACTTCTTAGAGAGTCCGCCGTCATGTAAGACTCATGGTAGTAATAATAAGGGGTGTAACAGTTACGCCTCTGAGTCAGAAATTACAACTTAGCAGTAGTATTTCAAAAATTATATCATCAGATGCATGATCAACCGGTATATTTGTTTCATAAATCTTGGCATGCATGTCTCactatgcaaaaaaaatatttaaacaCCTATCTAAACTCAGATTCGTCCCTATTTCTTCCCTGATCACTATTATTTTATCTAGATTATGTGCTTTGCATCCCACAACAGTATTTCTTATTGCTTTGTCATTTACAATAGGTCAGAGAGTTGGAGTTTGTTTCGATGATCTGTTTTTTTTCAATATATTATATTAATTTGTTCTGTGCAGTAGCTACCTTTCACTACATTTAACCAAGCAACATTGGAAATATAGCTGGCCATGGTCTCCACATTCCAAGCAGCATTGGAGTTACAGCTTGCCATTGTCTTTTGCATTCTGGATCGTAGTTTGCTGTAATCATTAACCAAAAGTTTGTCTGTTCTTCTCATTATGATATATTTAACCAAAAGATTCGGCACCTCCCTTTACCACTTATCATCATGGCCACCACACCAGAGGAATTCTTCATCAAGGGTCTCATGGAGCAATCACAACCATCTCCACCTTTCTTCCTAGACCTTCCCCAAAAGTCCAATGGTAGGAGTGAGGGCTACCATCATGTCCCTAATGACATGATGCTCCCTTTCATCTCTCGCGTGCTCTTGGAGGATGACATTGATGATGATAAGCTCAATGATCACCCTGCTCTACTCCAGGTGCAGCAGCCCTTTGCTCAAAttctctcctcctcttcctatGGCACCAACACCAGTAACACAGACGGTGCCAGAGATTTGTTGGAAGATGGCAGGGATGATGAAAGCATGCTCAATCTCAACTCAGCCTTATCCAAGGGTACAGACATAGTTTCCTGGAAAGCACAGAAGAGGCAAACATGCTCTTGCCCAAGCAAAACAAGTTTAGAGGGGATGTGCAGGCAAATTAGATGCTCCGGGAAAGCAACAATCATACTGGGGACAAGAAGAGGAATGATAGGGATAACCATATGGAGGAGCAAATAAGGACCAGCAAAGCTGCAAAGAGGATCAATGATCCAGAGGAGAATTGTGCCAATGAGATGCTTGATGAATTGATGCTGCGTGCCTACGAGACATGCATCAAGGGCATGGAGGAGCTGCGTGTCTCCATGGACAACAAGATGGAGAAGGAAAACAGGAAGAAATTTAACAAAGCGGTAAAGGACAATGTGGTGGACATACGCACATTGCTGATCTCTTGTGCGCAAGCAATGGCAACAAATAACCATATGGGGGCATGTGAGCTATTGAAGAAAATCAAGAAACATGCATCGGCAACAGGGGATGTCACGCAACGGGTAGCTCAGTGTTTCACCAAGGGGCTAGAGGCACGGCTAGTGGGCACAGGTAGCCAGCTTTGGCAGTTGCTCATGGCAGAGCGTCTCTCTATCGTGGAGTTCCTCAAGGCCTACAGACTTTACTTCGCAGCCTGCTGCTTCAACAAGGTGGCGCTCAGTTTTTCAACGATGACAATCTTTCATGCCATGGTGGGTAAGAGGAAGCTACATGTTGTGGATTACGGTATGCATTTTGGCTTCCAATGGGCTGGCTTGCTCCGCTTACTGGCGAGTAGAGAAGGTGACCAGCCAGAGGTGAGGATCACCGCCATAGGCCCCCCCCCAAGCTCAAGTCCTGTCCAGCAGAGCGGATTGAGGAGCTAGGGTGCCGGCTCAGCAAATGTGCTCATGAGTTCGGCTTGGCTTCTTTCAAGTTCCACACAATCATGAAAAAGTGGGAGGATGTTCGCATTGAAGACTTGAACACCGACGCAGATGAGGTGCTTGTCGTGAATGACCTCTTCagtttcaacaccttgatggaCGAGAGTGTATTCTTCGACAGACAAAGCCCTAGGGATACCGTCCTTAATAATATCAATAAGATGAGGCCGGACGTGTTCATCCAGAGCGTTTTGAATTGTTCATGTGGTTCTTCATTCCTGACAAGGTTTCGAGAGGTGATGTCCTATTACATCGCAATATTTGACATGCTAGATGCAACCACGCCAAGGGAGAGCGAATCTCGAGTGGTGCTGGAGCAGTTCGTGCTTGGTCGTCCTGCATTGAACATCATTGCCTGTGAGGGCCCGGACTTGGTGGAACGCCCAGAGAAGTATAGGCAGTGGCAGGTGAGAAACCAACGGGCAG
This genomic interval from Panicum virgatum strain AP13 chromosome 8K, P.virgatum_v5, whole genome shotgun sequence contains the following:
- the LOC120645799 gene encoding scarecrow-like protein 33, with product MIKDPEENCANEMLDEMILHAYDTCIKGMRKLHVSMDTKVDKGNRKKYNKAAKNNMVDIHTLLISCAQAVATNNHMRARELLMEIKQHASATGDATQRVALCFTKGLEARLVGAGSQLWQLLMAEHPSIVEFLKAYRLYYAVCCFKKVALSFSTMTILQAMVGKRKLHIVDYGMHFGFQWAGLLRLLAGREGGPPEVKITAIGPAKLKACPAERIEELGCRLSNWANEFGLASFKFHTIMKKWEDVRIEDLNTNTDEVIVVNDLFSFSTLMDESVFFDRQSPRDTVLSNIKKMRPDVFIQSILNCSCGSSFVARFREVMSYYMALFDILDATMPRESKSRVVLEQFVLGRPALNIIACEGLDLAQRPEKYRQWQFVVTMENHRRSNMPCMCTQRQYTRAVAQRRRRRSPGGRMLQCPPGLTGASRRSAACGGDGIHAIQGLDSAKANQSGPLASPINLITFFSASSVLGYS